The Flavivirga eckloniae genomic interval ACTACAAATGAACAGTAGGCGACAAAAAGTTAAAGTGTCTCAAGAATTACTTAGTGAGCTGGAAAGTCAGGATGTATTGTTTAAATTGAACTAAATCCCTGCGGAAGCAGGGATCTCATATTATGAAAAAGATAATATCCTATCACATATTAGCTTTTTTAGTTTTAGAAATAGTTTTTTTCTTTTCTTCCGAGGCGTTATTGAAATTAATAGCGCCAGAAATTCATAATGTGATTTTGTGGATTTATTTAAATCTCTTTGGATTAGTGATTCTTTTTATAGTAGTCCTTATTTCATTTTTAATCTACAGAAGAAAATATAAAAAGAACCGTAGCTTGAAATAAACAGATCGCTACGGTTGTTCCACCCTTACAATGTTGTTTTATTTTCTGTTCTCCAAAAAATCTTTCAAACTTTTTGTTATAAATCGATCTCATGTAGTTGAACAAATTTCATAGCAATGAAGCTGTGGGGTAAGGCCAATCTGATGAAAATTGATTAAACTTTTACCGTTAGTTTCTTCAATTTCCCAATGCAATACATGGCCTATCCATTCCTTATTAAAATCAGGTTCGCCATCAACACATTTCCAAACCAATTCATGGTTTGGAGTATATTCCATAATTTTAAAAGTCCACCAATAACCAGGGTCAAAATTAATAGTGAATTGACCGTCCGTTTTAAACTCAGAGTTGGTTATGTTTCCCCACCAGGTGTTGAGTCCTTCATTTAATGCAGAAAACACTTGTTCGGCACTGGCATTTACCTCTAACTCCTTTTTGTAGTTCATGATATCCTGTGTATCTATTTGTTTCGTGTGATCAGGCATCTTTTGAATTGTTTAAATAGTGTTCCAGGTCTTGTAATGAGTTATCCCAGAATTGTGAGTAAAATTGAACCCATTTGTTAATTTCTTTTAATGGTTTTGCATTAGCGTAACAAAAGCGCTCACGTCCATCAGCATTAATATTAACTAAGCCGGCTTCTTCCAGTGTTTTGATGTGTTTAGTAATACCTTGTCTGCTAATATCAAACTGACTTGATATTTGTGTAATAGATAAGGCCGAAGTTGCTATGACCAAGGCGTGAAAAATATCACGCCTTGTTGGGTCTGCAATGGCCTTAAATAGTTTTGTTATCTTATCCTGCATCGACTAATTCTTTTAAGTATCCGGTTAGTCCTTCTATACAATTATTCCAACCACCATTAAAGCTCTCAAACATTTTTACAGCTGTTTCGCCTTCGTAATTTGAAATGCCAGAATGTTCCAGATATAATTTGGTGCCTCCTTCAATAGATTCTAATTCCCATGTTACGGTAGTTTCTGTTTTCATTTCGGCTACTACCCAGGTATAAACCAATTTGTAGGGATTGGATTCTTTAACCTCTCCACTAATTATTGTGCAACCTTTTTCATTAGGTTCCGCGGTAAACGTGTATTTATAGCCCTTTTCAGCTTTAAAATCGGCTTGAATAAACCAGGCAGATATTTCTTCGGCTTTAGAAATGGCGTTCCATACTTTGTCTATGGAGTGATTGAATACTCTTTCTTTTTTAATAACATCATTCATAATTATTCGTTTTTTTGATTAATATGCAACTTAGAGGTTGCTAAACTAAAACAAATATTTTTAATACGCAACTATTTGGTTGCTTATTTTGGTTTTTTGTTTTAGTTGATTTATGTAAAGTGTTGATAATCTTATGTTTGTATTTTAAGAGAGTGTGTTGTTTTTTATAAAGAAGATAAGTCTAAGAGTCTGATTATGCTTGTTTTATATAGGTTTTAAAGCTATAATAACGCGAAACAATATTGATATAAGCAAAACAAATTGTTACATTGTAAGCTTTAGGAAATTTTTTGACTAATTTTGTGATATTAAAAATAAAATAAGAATTAAAACATAAATATTATGGCATTAGAAATAACAGATGCAACATTTGAGGAAACTGTGTTAAAAAGTGATAAACCGGTAATGGTTGATTTTTGGGCAGCTTGGTGTGGACCTTGTAGAATGGTTGGACCAATTATAGAAGAAATTAGTGGTGAATACGATGGTAAAGCTGTTGTTGGTAAGGTAGATGTAGATGCAAATCAGGAATTTGCAGCAAAATACGGCGTACGTAATATCCCTACTGTTTTGGTTTTTAAAGATGGAGAAGTTGTAAACAGACAAGTTGGTGTTGCACCAAAAAACACATACACAGAAGCGATAGATTCGTTATTGTAATAATATAGACTAAAGAAAATTAAAAAGGTTTGTCGTAATGGCAAACCTTTTTTTTATTTTAGATGCAAATAAAAAAATAGATATGAGCGAACAAATAAAAATGCAAAATGTTATCGATAGCAAATTAATAGAAGAACGCAAAGTGTTTTTGTGGGGTCAAGTAGATGACGATTCTGCAAAGCACGTTATTGAGCGTTTAATGTATTTAGATGCTTTAGAAACTAAGGATATTCATTTATATGTTAATAGTCCTGGAGGGTATGTAACTTCTGGTTTTGCTATTTACGATTGCATGAAGTCACTTAAAAGCGATGTGTCTACAATATGTACAGGATTTGCAGCATCTATGGGATCATTAATACTATCTGCAGGTGAAAAAGGTAAGCGTTATATACAACCACATGCCCGTGTTATGATTCATCAACCAAGTGGAGGTGCCCGTGGCCAAGCCAGTGATATTGAAATTACGGCAAAAGAGATTATAATTACGAAGGAATTAAGTGCACAGATCTTGGCTGATAATTGTGGACAGGCTTTCGATAAAATTATGAAGGATTTTAATCGCGACCATTGGATGGGAGCAGACGAGTCTGTTGCTTATGGTATTGTTGATGGTGTTTTAAAATAAGTTATACCTAATATCCATGAACTTACAAGCAGAACTTAATAAAGCCGAAGGTTTTAAAAATCTGGAATTACTTGCAAAACAAGTAGTAGAAGGCTTTATTGCTGGAATGCATAAAAGTCCGTTTCATGGTTTTTCGGCAGAATTTGCTGAACATAAAATTTACAATCAGGGAGAAAGCACGCGCCATATCGATTGGAAACTATATGCTAAAACAGATAAGCTTTACACGAAGCGCTATGATGATGAGACTAATTTACGTTGTCATATCATTATAGATAATAGTAGTTCGATGCATTACCCAAAAATGGATACATTTTCAATCGATAATCTAAATAAAATAGCATTTTCGGCTTTGGCTTCAGCATGCTTAATGCAAATCCTTAAAAAACAACGGGACGCTGTTGGTTTAAGTATTTATAGTAATGATTATGATTATTATGCGCCGGAAAAAGGTAGTGAGCGCCATCATCAAATGCTATTAAATCATTTAAGTGATGCCGTAGTTTCTAAATCTTTAAATAAAGAAACCGAAACATATAAATATTTACATGAAATAGCAGAGAAGATTCATAGACGATCTATGATATTCTTGTTTACCGATATGTTTCAAACCTCAGAAAACGAGGCAAAGTTGTTTGAAGCCTTACGCCATTTAAAATATAACAAGCATGAAGTCATCCTATTTCATGTGTTTGATAAAGAAAAGGAGTTAGCTTTTGATTTTGATAATAAACCAAAACGTTTTATTGATGTTGAAACAGGGGAGTATATTAATTTATATGCCGATAACATAAAAGACAGTTATAGTAAATCTGTAAGTCGTTATTTTGATGCTTTACGATTAAAGTGTGCGCAATACAAGATAAAATATGTAGAAGCAGATATTAATAAAGGTTTTAATAATATTCTGACTACGTATATGATGGAGCGTCAAAAATTTGTTTAGCTTCTCGTTTAAGCTAGTCTTTGTAGATGCTTAAAAATGAGAATGATAGTTTAAATTGAAACTTGGACGTAAAATAGTCAAGCCTTCTTTTTAAAAATATTTTCAAAAAACTTAGAAAAAACATTTGAGATATTAAAAAAGGCGTGTATATTTGCAACCGCAATAACGCAACGGTCTGGTAGTTCAGTTGGTTAGAATATCTGCCTGTCACGCAGGGGGTCGCGGGTTCGAGTCCCGTCCAGACCGCAAAATTGCAAAAAGAAAGCTCTGAGAAATTAGGGCTTTTTTTGGC includes:
- a CDS encoding SRPBCC family protein gives rise to the protein MNDVIKKERVFNHSIDKVWNAISKAEEISAWFIQADFKAEKGYKYTFTAEPNEKGCTIISGEVKESNPYKLVYTWVVAEMKTETTVTWELESIEGGTKLYLEHSGISNYEGETAVKMFESFNGGWNNCIEGLTGYLKELVDAG
- a CDS encoding SRPBCC family protein produces the protein MPDHTKQIDTQDIMNYKKELEVNASAEQVFSALNEGLNTWWGNITNSEFKTDGQFTINFDPGYWWTFKIMEYTPNHELVWKCVDGEPDFNKEWIGHVLHWEIEETNGKSLINFHQIGLTPQLHCYEICSTT
- the trxA gene encoding thioredoxin, yielding MALEITDATFEETVLKSDKPVMVDFWAAWCGPCRMVGPIIEEISGEYDGKAVVGKVDVDANQEFAAKYGVRNIPTVLVFKDGEVVNRQVGVAPKNTYTEAIDSLL
- a CDS encoding ClpP family protease — translated: MSEQIKMQNVIDSKLIEERKVFLWGQVDDDSAKHVIERLMYLDALETKDIHLYVNSPGGYVTSGFAIYDCMKSLKSDVSTICTGFAASMGSLILSAGEKGKRYIQPHARVMIHQPSGGARGQASDIEITAKEIIITKELSAQILADNCGQAFDKIMKDFNRDHWMGADESVAYGIVDGVLK
- a CDS encoding DUF58 domain-containing protein; amino-acid sequence: MNLQAELNKAEGFKNLELLAKQVVEGFIAGMHKSPFHGFSAEFAEHKIYNQGESTRHIDWKLYAKTDKLYTKRYDDETNLRCHIIIDNSSSMHYPKMDTFSIDNLNKIAFSALASACLMQILKKQRDAVGLSIYSNDYDYYAPEKGSERHHQMLLNHLSDAVVSKSLNKETETYKYLHEIAEKIHRRSMIFLFTDMFQTSENEAKLFEALRHLKYNKHEVILFHVFDKEKELAFDFDNKPKRFIDVETGEYINLYADNIKDSYSKSVSRYFDALRLKCAQYKIKYVEADINKGFNNILTTYMMERQKFV
- a CDS encoding ArsR/SmtB family transcription factor — encoded protein: MQDKITKLFKAIADPTRRDIFHALVIATSALSITQISSQFDISRQGITKHIKTLEEAGLVNINADGRERFCYANAKPLKEINKWVQFYSQFWDNSLQDLEHYLNNSKDA